The DNA sequence CGCTCGGCACTGCACTGGCCGCCCGCAGCGCCTGATGCCGACGCTGCGCTACGAGGAGTTCGCCGTCGACGCCGCGCTGCGGCCCTGGCTGCTCAACTACTGGCGGTTCTCCGTCGGCGCGCATGGACCGGACGCAGCGCCGCACACGGTCTGGCCCGATGGCTGCACGTCCATCGCACTGCTGGCGACGCCCTCGCCCGGCCCGCGCATCTTCTGCACCGGGCCGCGCGTCACCGCGATGCAACCACCGTTGCGGCCGCACAGCGTGATGTGGGGCCTGCGCCTCTGGCCCGATTGCAGCGCCGCCGTCCTGGGACTCGCTGCCGGACAGCTCCGTGACCGCACGGGCCCCGCCGATCCGTCCATCGCGACGTGGGCCGCGCCCCTGCTCGAAGCCTGCGATGCCCGCGAGGCTGCGCCCGTGGTGTCCGCCTTCGATGCGCTGCTGCGTCCCCGGCAGCCAGCCTGGTCGCAGCCCGATGCCGCCGTGCGACGCGCCCTGCGGTTCATCACGGCGCAGCGCGGGGACGTTGCGATGGCCACGGTCGCGTCGGAGGCGGGCCTCGGCTTGCGCCAACTCCAGCGACGCTTCGCCCAACTCACAGGCGTGACGCTGCGCGACTGGGCGCGCATCCGGCGCTTGCGCGAATCCATCGCCCTCCGCCTGCAGCATGAGGGCGGCTGGTCGGCGATCGCCGCCGAGACGGGATTCGCCGACCACGCGCACCTCACGCGCGAGTTTCGCGCCTTGGTCGGCCTCGCCCCCTCACACGTGGCGGAGCGACTCGACGCCATCGAGCACCGTAACGTACGCCCCTGAGCGAGATGTCGCGTTCGTTCAAGCGCTGTGCTGCGACGGTCCGCAGATTCTCGGCATCTTCCATCCGGAGCCTCGTCGTGCCGCTACGCACCGCCATCACTCTCCTTGCCGTCTCGGCCACCGCGCTCAGCGCGCAGGCGCCGGACCCCGCCGCACTGATGCGCCGCTCACGCGAGGCCCTCGCGCCGATCCAGCGCATCGTGGGCCAGTGGGAGGGCGATGCCCGGGCTTGGGAAGGACCGGGCGAGCCGATCGCCGTGCGGCAGCACGAAGACGTCGTCTTCGGTGCCGCCGGGACCGTCATCCAGATCCGCGGCACGGGTCGGAATCCGCAGAGCCGTGCGATCGTGTTCGAGGCGGCAGCCACCATCTGGTTCGATCCCCAGGCCAACCGCGTCCGCATGCGCACCCACCGCGACGGCAACTCGGTCGAGCCGGAGATCGAGATCCGCCCCGACACGATCGTCTGGGGATTCCCGGTGCCGGGCGGCCGCGTGCGCTACGTGATCGCCCTCACCGACAGCACCTGGCACGAAGTCGGTCACTACGAGCGATCTGGCGCTCGCCCGATCCAGACCATCGAGATGCACCTGCGACGGACCGCGCCGCCGCGCTGAGCACCGCGCATGGGGAGTAAATCCACTCCCCACCATGACTTGCGGCCTCGGGGGGGACTGGGGAACTTCCCAGTATGCGCATTCTCGTCGCCGACGACGATCGGCAGTTCTCCCAGCTCGCCTGCCAGATGCTGGTGGCCTCCGGCCATCAGGCCATCCCGGCATACGACGGCGCCAGCGCGCTGATGGCGGCGATGCGCAGCCCCGCGCCGGACATGATCGTGCTCGACCTGCAGATGCCCGCCGGCGACGGCACGACCACGCTGGCCAAGCTCAAGCAGTCTGCCAGGACCGCACTCATCCCCGTGCTCGTGGTAAGCGCCACGACGGACCCTGCGATGCACGACCGGGTACGGACGCTGGGTGCTGCGGGCTTTCTCTCGAAGCCCATCGACCCCGACACGTTCATCGATGCTCTTGAAGCGTTTGCCCCGCCCGCGAAGCCTGGCCCCCGTGCTCGCTAAGCGGGCCGCGGTCCTCCTCACCGCCCTCGTCGCCCTTTCCTCCGGCGCTGCTCGCCTGCAGGCCCAAGAGCCGGATTTCATCGTCCTCAGCGCGTACGTCGAGGACGCCGGTGGCGCGCCGACGTTGGCGCCGAGCCGCACGATCAACCTCGTCCTCATCGCCAACAACAGGGGCGAGGGCACGGCCCGCAATGCGCGCTTGCGCATCGAACTGCGCGCGCCGGGCGTGGCCTTCGTGGACGATGCCGGCGCCCGCATGCGCGAAGTCGTCCTCGGCGACTTTGGTGGACGCGTGAGCGAGCAGGTGTTCGTGCCGGTGGTCGCGACCGAACGCACGGGAAGCATCGACATCGTCGTCACGCCACTCTACGACGGCCAGCGCGGCGCTCCTGTTGCGCAGCCGTTCGGGTTCCCGACCGGATTCCCCGGCGCGACGGTCGCCACGCAGGCGCCGACTACACCCTCGACGCCCTCGCGGCCAGCCGCGAACCCGTCGACACCGCCCGTGACGCGAGGCGGCGCGGCTCCGCCGCGGCCGACGGCCGGGACGCGGCTTTCGCGCGCGCAGATCCTCGCGCTCGAACCCGACTTGTCGCGCGTGATTGCCCCGAACGAGCCCGTCAGCGGCACGCTGGGCAGCCAGAGCCTCCTGCTCGACGACGGCACGCGCGTCGGCGTGTGGTACTACCAGGGCTCGCGTGGCGAGCGCATCACGGTCACGCAGACCGCCGGGGGCTTCGACTCGTTCCTGCTCCTCGGCCGCCAGGGCGCGTCGCGCGTGCTCGCCTCCGACGACGACGGCGGCGGCGGGTTGAACTCCCGCATCCGCCAGACGCTCCCCGCCGATGACATGTACGTCATCATCGCGAACACCATCGGCAGCGACGCGTCGGGCAACTACACGTTGCAGGTCGAATCGGATCGCGTACCGGCGGCGGTCACCCAGGGCGCGGGCTCGAACGCCGACGCCCGCCGCGGCGCGGCACTCGGCGGCCTGCTTGGCGCGGCCGCGGCCAACACCGCGCGCGGCGGCGCATCCGCGGGCAGCGAGCGCGGCGCTGCCGCCGCGACGAGCGCGGCGCCGATGACGGCCGCGCAGATCTTTGCACTTCCGCTCGATGAGTCACGCATCGTGCGCATGGGCGCCACCGTGCAGGGCGCGCTCTCCGCGAGCGATCTCAAGCTCACCGATAACACGTACCTGGACGTCTACTACTTCAACGGCTTCCAGGGCGACAAGGTCTCGATCACGCTGCGCTCCCGCGCGTTCGATGCCTACCTGCACTTCGGCGAGCTGGGCGGCAGTGCGGCGATCGCTACCGACGACGAC is a window from the Pseudogemmatithrix spongiicola genome containing:
- a CDS encoding PPC domain-containing protein; the protein is MLAKRAAVLLTALVALSSGAARLQAQEPDFIVLSAYVEDAGGAPTLAPSRTINLVLIANNRGEGTARNARLRIELRAPGVAFVDDAGARMREVVLGDFGGRVSEQVFVPVVATERTGSIDIVVTPLYDGQRGAPVAQPFGFPTGFPGATVATQAPTTPSTPSRPAANPSTPPVTRGGAAPPRPTAGTRLSRAQILALEPDLSRVIAPNEPVSGTLGSQSLLLDDGTRVGVWYYQGSRGERITVTQTAGGFDSFLLLGRQGASRVLASDDDGGGGLNSRIRQTLPADDMYVIIANTIGSDASGNYTLQVESDRVPAAVTQGAGSNADARRGAALGGLLGAAAANTARGGASAGSERGAAAATSAAPMTAAQIFALPLDESRIVRMGATVQGALSASDLKLTDNTYLDVYYFNGFQGDKVSITLRSRAFDAYLHFGELGGSAAIATDDDGGSGTDARVSVTLPRTGTYVIIANALSAGGTGAYTLEVRSP
- a CDS encoding response regulator, whose amino-acid sequence is MRILVADDDRQFSQLACQMLVASGHQAIPAYDGASALMAAMRSPAPDMIVLDLQMPAGDGTTTLAKLKQSARTALIPVLVVSATTDPAMHDRVRTLGAAGFLSKPIDPDTFIDALEAFAPPAKPGPRAR
- a CDS encoding AraC family transcriptional regulator, whose amino-acid sequence is MPTLRYEEFAVDAALRPWLLNYWRFSVGAHGPDAAPHTVWPDGCTSIALLATPSPGPRIFCTGPRVTAMQPPLRPHSVMWGLRLWPDCSAAVLGLAAGQLRDRTGPADPSIATWAAPLLEACDAREAAPVVSAFDALLRPRQPAWSQPDAAVRRALRFITAQRGDVAMATVASEAGLGLRQLQRRFAQLTGVTLRDWARIRRLRESIALRLQHEGGWSAIAAETGFADHAHLTREFRALVGLAPSHVAERLDAIEHRNVRP